In the genome of Siniperca chuatsi isolate FFG_IHB_CAS linkage group LG14, ASM2008510v1, whole genome shotgun sequence, the window TGGGCGTCGGGCTGGCAGTGCTTGGATGGATTGGAAACATACTGATCTGTATGCTGCCACTGTGGAAGGTGTCTGCTTTCATTGGGAACAACATCGTGGTGGCTCAGACCATCTGGGAAGGACTGTGGATGACCTGTGTGGTGCAGAGCACAGGTCAGATGCAGTGCAAGGTCTACGACTCCCTGCTGGCCCTGCCTCCGGACCTCCAGGCAGCTCGGGCTATGGTGGTCATCGCCATCCTGTTCTCTCTGTTCGGCCTGCTGCTCTCTGTGGTAGGAGGGAAATGCACCACCTGCATTGGGGATAAGGTGGCAAAAGCCAGAGTGGCTATCTCCGCAGGTGTTTTCTTCATCCTGAGTGGGGCTCTGTGTCTGGTGACCGTGTCTCTGCCTGCTAACACTATCATAAAGGACTTCTACAACCCCATGGTTCCTGACGCCCAGAGGAGGGAGCTGGGTGCGTGTTTGTACATGGGCTGGGGAGCATCAGGACTACTGCTAATCGGTGGTGCTCTTCTCTGCTGTCAGTGCCCGTCAGGAGGAGACCGCTATAATGGAGCAAAGTACTCCGCGCCCAAATCCACAACACCTGGGAAAGAATTTGTCTGAGTTGCTGCATTACAGCGCCATTTGACAAGCATTTGACTTTAGATACAAACCTGTTGCTTATCAAGTTGCGATTTGCATTGTGACTAACTTTTTTTTGACTAACACACTGTGGCCTTTACAAGAGACTCTAAGGTCGAGTGATGGAGTTAGGGTTGcagtttaattaatttctttttacactgttGTGTTTAAATTCCAATGTTGATCCAGTCTGGCTCAGACTGTTCTGATGTTTTCATTATCTTCTTTGCAACATAAGCACTTCAGAAAGACTCATCATgtgagatttatttttcattttcattttgtcgacaatgtttttttaatatgccTGATCTGGTGGAAcataacaaagtacatttacttaagtactgacTAAAATTTTGAGATACTTCCCATAAGAGAGAACTAATATTCTATGCTAAAttaagagggaaatattgcactttttacttattacttagttactagttacttaagattaagattttagaCACAAAACATGATTTGGGTCATTAGGGCCTAAGGATAGAGGGATATGCTGTatagattgtaaagccccttgaggcaaatttctGACTTGTAATATtgggctaaataaataaaatgaatttgaCTTGATTTACATTTAGTTCCACATATAAATGTTGCTTGGACATTCACACATCAGTATGAATAatccaatattataatatatataacattgACAGTGATCATtctacataatgagtactttttgtagtattttatgtagtacattttgttgataatactttactactttacttttacttacttaacattaagtaacattttaatgcAGGATTTTACTTGCAATGAactattttcacattgtggtattgttacttttacctaagtaaaatatctgaatacttctacCACCACTAGCCTGATCTCATCTGTGTGGTCAAAATGGGCACAATAGTGAAAAAGTACAGGGGCGTATTGTTTTTTGTCCAACTGGTTTCAACTGAAACTGTctgtaaacaaaaagaaaaccattAAAGAGGTTTAGGATATATCAACCTGACAAGACTTGGCAGATGTGCTCCTATTGGGCAAAGTGTAAATATCCATTCTTGGTGATATAAAACAGTTCCTTAGCAACATGAATCCAAGCATACACAGAGCACTGTTGTCTCTGGCAGTGACTTCCATTTTACTCAAGACAGAAACTGTAAATTACCATCTTAAAACAAGGGAAGTCAATTACAACACTGCAAACATCTCAACCAGATACAGTAAATTCCCAGGAGTCTACTCCCCTGAATTCCTGAATGCCTTATCACGAGTGGTTATTGAGAAGtgcagtttcagttttattacagTGTGTCTGCGGATGCAGAGTGAATGTGAGAAAGGAAGAAATCAGGAATGGTATGAACAAAGAAGctttatttctgacatttgaaaGACAATTGGAAGTCCAGCATTGATCGTTATATTGTTATACAGTTgaataaaaatacttaaaatgagCTTTTGAAAAATCTGCATTCATCCACATTGTTTGGTTTTCACAACTTCTCTTGGCAGCAGTCTATGCAATAATTGATATTAATGAAAGTAATTTAATAAAGACTCTGTATTCAGATTTATTGCACCACTCCATTAATTCTCagtctttataaataaaacaactccTAATAGTAGGTATTTTGTTACtaatacatattttgttttagagAAATATTAGAGGTTTTCAGCCATTAGATTCACAATAGggcaaatgtttattttagaaaaagaagatcatacaaaaatatttccaTGTGTGAGAGAAACAAAGTTCAAACAAACCACCAGACAATATACTTTACTGTGCTGTTTTGTTACTTTAATTCTCCAAATTTTTgttgagtttaaaaaataattcaaattctgaggaggtttttatttttcctaatCGACCAAATACACAGATTTCTTGCTTCAGCCTcagcaacaacatttttgaGCTCCTTAAGAAACAGATCCTTTCATGTAACAttttgatgagaagatttacAAAATGTTCTGAAAATCTCAAGACATCTTATGCTGCACTTCCAGcccaaacactcacacatagtTCACGTTTGAAGATGCTGTTCTTGCAGGTGCGAACTTGGCAGGTATGTAGGGTCTGCCATCTTGTGGGGGGCAGTTGTTGCAGAGCAGGCCtcctcccagcagcagcagcccagcGGAGCACCAGCCGATGTAAAGTGCAGCCCCGAGCTCCCTCCGCTGAGCCTCAATCACCAGGGGGTTATAAAAGTCGCTGATCACTGCATGAGCTGACCACGACACTGGGATCATGATCAGCAAGGCGGCTATTATGAAGATCACTCCGGACACGATGCAGGCTTTAGCTTTGGCCACTTCGTCCTCCATGCAGTTAGTGCACTTTCCTCCAACCACGGCCATGAGGATGCCAAACACCCCGACGATCACAGAGATGACCACCATGGCCCTGGCGGCCTGCAGGTCTTGAGGTAAAGCCAGCATGGAGTCATACACCTTACACTGCATCTGGCCCGTGCTCTGGACCACGCAGTTCATCCACAAGCCTTCCCAGATCACTTGGGCGGTGACGATGTTCACCCCAACAAAAGCAGTGACTCTCCACATGGGAGTAGCGCAGGTTATGATGGTGCCCAGCCAGCCGATGAAGGCCAGCAGCACACCCATGATCTGGAGGCCCTGAGAAGCCATTCTTACACCACTGCAGCCAGGACTCAACTTctacaggagaaagaaaaggtcGCCCTTACAGAAATGTGCACGTCTcaaagattaaaaacacaacagggaGTATAATCACTCTCATATACTCCACTCTCACATCTGCTTCTCTGAGGAAGTGTTTGCCGTGCTCTGATGCTCTGAGGTCCCACTGTGAGAAGATAACTGCTTCCCATTCTGGTTCAAACTTTCAGGGTTGAGTTTCGGTGATCCCAGACAAAAGGGGAAAGCTGAGACCTGATATCTACAAcccttgttctctctctctctctctctctctggtcatTGTTCCCACACATACAAGTTTTGTTACCTTAAGCAAAGCTTCAAGACTCGGAACAATGGCTCCAGAGTCCACCtgtgcttacacacacacacacacacacacacacacacacacacacacacacacacacacacacacacacacacacacaaacacacacagacccacaggTCAGGCTTTGAGCAAACACAAACTTTGGGTCACCTAAAAGGAAGTGGATTTTTTCGAAAGAAAAAAGTTAACAAAAGTTCCTTAATCTAATCCTCATTCAAACAACAGAGAATTAAcccttgaatatttttttaaatttgcattacAATTCAAACTGATCACCCTGACTATCTCAGACATACAGTGTTGTATTAGGTTTGCGTGTTCAATTAAGGGACCAGTAAAAGATCAAAGCAAAGTCATGTGAATATTTCCTGACATCTTAATATTTACTCtcttaacaaattaaaaattggTCCTGTGAGTCAATATAAAGTACAAACACCTTTGCATGTAGGCTCACAGTTTGAACACAAACCAGTTTTTTCTGCCACACCTAAACCTGATCTACAAGAAAGTCAGGCAATAGATGCTTCTCGAATGctgtgagttttttttaaaggatccTTGTTTTGATTGTAATGCAGTAGTGAATTGACATATATGCATCACTAAATTTGTAAAAAGTAATATATTGATTTGTTCTATTTGAAGACCACAAGGAATCATGTTGAACACAGCTGAATGCATGTGAAAAGCAAGCACAAGTCATCTCAGATTtgtattcaaatatttatttacagtaaagcTGGCACATCATGAACCTCATACACATGGTTCATAAAAACAACCCACATATagtattttcaaaattaaactGAGGTGATAGAATGTTTATACTACTAAGAAAAGACATACAAATTACTAATATGCATATTGACAACCATACAAATCCAAGAAACTGTGttaacataaaattaaatttccTCTTTGGGTGTGGTTCCCTTCTTGCTATTTATTCCCTTCAAATACTCTCATGAGGAGTAAAACTCAGGAATACTCAAGTGACATCCTGAAATATCAACACTCACAACCCAGTAGCACCAGTGCATCTGTCCCAGTAAACATTGTTTTGTGGAAGCTATTTAATGATTCCTGAATCTGTTTCAGACATAGTTTTTCCCAGACGTTGGTGCTGAGGTCTCAGATTTGGCAGCTTTGTACCTTGCAGTGTAGGAGCCTTCATCCTTAGGGGGGCAGTTGCAGCAGAGTATCCCCCCTCCGATCAGCATCAAAGCGGCTGCCCCCCACCCGATGAAGAGCGCAGCGCCCAGCTCTCTCTTCTGGGCACTCATCAGCAGCGGATTGTAGAAGTCTCGGATGATGGTGTTGGCCGTCCAGCAGACAGGGACGAGGCAGAGGATCCCAGCTGCGATGAACATAACTCCAGATGCAATGCCCACCTTGGCCTTGGACGACTGATCCTCCACACAGTTGGTGCATTGCCCCCCGGCTACAGAGAGCAGGATAGCCAGGATGCCCACCACGATGGCAATGATGGTCAGGGCCCGGGCAGCCTGGAGGTCAGAGCTGAGGGCCAGCATGGAGTCGTAGACCTTACATTGCATCTGGCCTGTGCTCTGGACCACGCAGCTCATCCAAATACCTTCCCAGGAGACCTGCGAGGTGACGATGTTACTGCCGATAAAAGCAGTGACTTTCCACATGGGAAGGGCGCACACAAGGATGGCTCCAATCCAGCCCAGGATCCCCAGAGCAGCACCCAGAATTTGTAACCCAGCAGACACCATCGTGGACAGCGGATTTGTTGTTCAAATTaaacttcttcctcttctcaaACGTGATTTGAAGGGTCTCTCTGTACACTGTAATTCCTCTCTTGCAGTGACGTAAGCCTTTGGGTTGTTTGTCTCCTTTTGTGATGGAGGCGAGTCCTCTGCTTGTCAGGTGAGTTTGCTCAATGGGAAAGGATTGAGAGGAGAGCAGGTACATATGATCTCCCCTCTGAAAGAGGAGGGGCCACGGAGGAAAACAGCTCACCGTCATCAGTCCCTGCTCTTCAGGTCCACCTCCCAAACTCCACCATCTCATAACCTGTTTATCCTCCCCCATccaaccatttaaaaaaagaaaacatgtgaGACTGCTTTGCATGTAGCACCACGTGCATGATAAAACACTCGATTTTAACACAATATCTTAATCAACATCAATATCTTATTAAAGAAAAGTTGACAATAACAgcacttttgtttgttcttcctccctcttcatTTCCTCATCCCCATCTCCAATTTCACCTTAAGCAGCAGAAGGGTGGAGTAACGTCCTGAGTGAGAGATGACTCAGTCTGTTTTGCATGACAATAACTTCCTAAAACAGACTGACCAAATATGGTCTTGTGCTCAGTGATTTGCTGTATTATACCTTCACAACTAAGGACAGAATGTCCTCACTCAATAGTATACTACAAATTATCTTTGTTAAAGACAAGACTGTGGAtgggtttaggcaacaaaagcactttcaATGAAATGATCTTTCGTTACATTGTCAGTGAGCAGTTTGCAGACATCTTCTATATAAACATTTTGCGACTTTGCAGACACGTTTATTAAAAACGTTTCCTCTTAATATTGATAAAAAACGTAATCTGGGTGAAATCACATTTCTCTTAAATGCATTTGTTGTTGCAAATTAGCTGTTTATGAACAGAATTTCTTGGAGACAGGGTTGCATTACTTCGCCAAGAAAATTCTAACACTCCACTACGACTGCATCTATTAATTTATCAAAAACCTGTTTTTAAGCACTTTTTATACGTCCATAGATTGTGTCCTCTCATTAATACAGTTCCAGGGTATTATATAAAACTTttgacacaggaagtgacagctGTCCACCTCAATAAACTTTTGATGAAAATTGAAATATTTGTGATAACTTTCAAATACAAagtatcaataaataattaactgGGGGCCACTGGCCAGGTACTTCAGGTAGCCAAATACACTCCACAGCTGAGCAGCTAGTCTTTTGCTCTCCTCTGACTCAATCTAGCTACTGCTCCGCATGTTCAGTTTGCTTGCTGTATTCctgaaaaacagcagctttCTCTTTGAAGATTAGACAGGAAGCAGTCACTTTAAACACCAAAATAAATCATCATTCATCAAACTCTCTTGAAACTGTCCTCTAGGTCAGCCTTTCTCTGAGGTTTAGAAGGAGACATTTTGGTGTCGGTCACAGTAAATCAGAGTGCTGTTGATCATAGCTTAAGTGTTTATGTTGCACaacttgttaaatgttaaatttgacATAAAGAGCCAATGTTTATGCTCTGACCTTGCctgaaaattaaatgattacaGTAAAAGACTGGTGAGGAAATTATActggaacaaaataaaaaataattttgcagGCCAGATGTAACTATTAATTCTAACTATGTGAAATTATCCTGCAGGCTGAATCTGGGCCCTGGTTGTTTGAGACTCCTGATCTATAGTCACATTTCACTTTGAATGCTATCTTTCATTAGTTTGatccacacacacccaaactAATCTTTAGATTTGTTCTAAAGCACATAATAAATGTGAATTCcagaaaaaaaggtttgttGAGGTTTTGTGAGGTGGTGAACTTACAGCCCTGAGGCCAGAGGTTGGCACTATGTGGAACTAAAACTGTATGTAAAACTGGAAAAAAGATCACATGTTGCTTCAGATAACAGCAAGAACGAATCCACGTGAATGTATTGTGATTTATCAATTCTTGGTGACTCTCTTTGTGTCATTTACCAAACGATAAAGCCCCTCCAAATCAAATTGTTGATCAGAGTGTGTCTACATGTCCACAATATtcacagtcttgttttaaatctctggtacttttttctgtgtgaaaagcAGAATCATTTATGTGCTTCGCTGTAGCTGTATTCAGTTTTATAGTGGGTCGTCTTCAATCCTCAGTACTGTTATCGACTGGTGTGTACACAGAGGGTGAAAAACCTCGCTCATGCTTTGTCACATACTTGCAATTAAAACGTTTTAATAAGGAGACACACAACGTAAGAGGCATGTGACGCAGGTCGATCCTCCCACAAGAAATCAGACACACCAACGTGATGTCATGAAAGTTACACTCTGAGTGGTTAGATAATTAGAGTCCATGAATAGGTGTGCATTCACTGGTGAAATGTGCCttatgttattttgtcaaaagAACAAATAGGATTTATTGggaacaaaataattaaataaaaaatggtgaGACCATGTGAAATAAAGGCTGAGGTCAGCTTTGAGCTCTGTTAtgttcagtctgtgtgtgttctgtgaaTCAGACTGAAGGCTGACTGTAAGTATGAACATATAAGGTTTATTTGTTCAGAGAAGATCACAGGAAAAAGAGCTTGTACTTGATATTTATGTGAAATTGAAGTTGGCAGAGTGGGAAGGGCAACAAAGAGGGGTTGGTGTAAGTGCAAGTGCTATGATATACGAAGTATTTGACAGGTCTGGATTTTGTAACTTCTGAATGTTGTAACCCtgacataaaagaaaaatgttcaaCTCTCTGAAGTTTGGCTCTTCTGTCTGCTATTCTCCACTCAGGCCAAAGGGAGGCAGCAGCTTCTACTTCTACATCTATcattttactgtgtgtttgtgtgtgtgcatttagtAGAGTTTAAACAATTGTACCATAATCTGCCCTGAATTTCAGGCAGAGTCAACTCTAACTGAGCAGATGTGAGACTGATATCTAAATCTCATCTTTTAAAAATACTGTCAGTTTAGTTTCATGCAGTTTGGTGTGaacttttacatttcatttatatgCCCATGATGCAGcaataaaacatacaacatgGGTTTTGTTTGGTCAACTCTGGAGCTTTCtatgaacaaagagaaagaaagatgccTGGGTGGTTGTGAAAGAGCTTTGAATGTGTCCATAAATCTCAAAGCAGCCATTAAATCCAAGGCACCCTTCCTTTTTCAAAGGACTTATTACTTAGTAACTGAGATTCCGCTTATAGAGCAGTATAACCACCGACCAGTAACCTAATAAAGGCTAACAGTGGAAATCCCCGTCTGTTTTTGAAGTGGGCAGTTTGAAATCAAAGGCTGGTGATTTGTTAagagatattttaaaaattaatactacaaaaaattatttggtGTGGTAAATCTACCTCAAACCTAAAACtagtcttcttttttttttttgcattttttaaatatagggTGTAACATGTTTATGAGGTCCTCTCATGCCAACAGTTTCTATTATGTTATACTGCCACTAACTCATCTTGATAGACAGACGGTTTAACAGATTGCTATCTTTAATATGATTGAAGAGGAGGTGATTCAATTTCTATTTTAGTTATGCACAAGTTTCATTCTTGTCAACTGTGACCAGTGTGCAATCTTGCCCAGCTggcaaacataaacatttttcaacataaaaaaacatttacagttttacagactTTAGAACTACTACAGAAAGtgtatgtaattttttaaaaatattcaaaaagtgAAGTTTGAGAGTATGAAAATAGTGAACTACACAGAATCTTATGAAAGCATGTTTTGACTGAAGTGttgttttgaataatttatCTATATGCAGGAGAAACATATAATCTGTATCAAAAATTACAAAAGTTCCCAATTTGTTCTGCATGAAATCTGTGCAAACATGTACTGACAATGCTCAGTTAACTGGAACACTATAAAGTATTAATAATGCTGTAGATGAAGTAGCAAAAACTGCAGCCTGCAGgtccatgttttctttaaatcaCAGATTGAATTATCATGATTTCAGAATCAGTTTATAAAGCACTATAAAAGTTTTTTAACATagtctttaaaaacaacacaattttgcatttatatttatttatatagtgaaTAATGCACCACATACTTGCAGTTAACTCTCGTCCCCCACCAATGTTTTTGACCTACGGAAAGACATATAGTGGGTCAGATCCAAATCACATTTAAATCACTCTCCTGAAGCTTGACCTTTTTACATTTGCAACACTGAAAGAAAACGTGTAAGTTTATGGACAGACACCTTATATATCtacttacttttacttcagATTTTTACAACACTTCCAAAAGGACAGTATCAGTGCTTCCACTCTGGAAGGATATTGTTATAACAGTCTTCCCGCCTTATTTAGGTTACTATGATCAGTGTGTTGGCAGTAATTGCAGACTCATGCACATATGCTGTCTGAATTTCCCTAGGCACTTAACCAAAAAGATAAACCTGTTTTTCATGCAGTTGTCCTCTGAAATACTGTTTCCACACAGCCAGTTGGATTTGATGATAgatcatttgtgtgttttctctgcagctagaggaggaagagctcacactctcacaaatccaccaacacacacaaggaaacaGGGAAATGGATAATCCTTCTGCTAACTGAAACTCATTTATCAACTCTTCTGAGAGATAGAGCCGTCCAGAGAAACTCCCCTACCTGCACAAATCTTCTTCCGTGGAAAAATATCTGTGGAGttgttacagtatttataaGCAAAGAGCTGTTTCAGTAACATGAAAATGATCTTAATGTTCAGCAGTTAATCCAGGCCCCCCCCGGGCTCTAAATATGTGTATACAGGTGTTGGGAttccacagattaattcattcatttgtgactttaactgaactctCTTAGGAGaccacatgctcttttgttctttaaacAAAGGAGAGTAATGGAACTCTGCTTCCCAGAATCCCCGGAGGAGTGAACTCCTCCTATAGCCCTAGCTTTCAGCTCCCATTGGTCTTACCTGTGACCCGGAATGTCATCAGGTCAATAGGGGGGTGGTCAGTGgtcattgttctttctctttcctcctggctttgtCTACAGAGCAgctgcttccaccactgtgtaatctgcttggagTAGATACACAGCAACtgaactttctctctcttactgcAGCAATGCGAGGAACtgtgtaagatttctgcaacaaagtttagcgccaatGGCTattacacaaagcctgccacctaactttaagaagcaactAAGGAATTTAGCGCCAAGCCAACTGGAAAccaaaaaaagagctaaaagaagagaaaacattgCACTTAAATTTGTCAGGTGGTGAAGAaatacgactccaaatgaatgctactATTGCTGTGTGCAAATAAAGAATTGTTTGCCATAACAATTTTATAG includes:
- the LOC122888000 gene encoding claudin-4-like isoform X2, which gives rise to MVSAGLQILGAALGILGWIGAILVCALPMWKVTAFIGSNIVTSQVSWEGIWMSCVVQSTGQMQCKVYDSMLALSSDLQAARALTIIAIVVGILAILLSVAGGQCTNCVEDQSSKAKVGIASGVMFIAAGILCLVPVCWTANTIIRDFYNPLLMSAQKRDGVRMASQGLQIMGVLLAFIGWLGTIITCATPMWRVTAFVGVNIVTAQVIWEGLWMNCVVQSTGQMQCKVYDSMLALPQDLQAARAMVVISVIVGVFGILMAVVGGKCTNCMEDEVAKAKACIVSGVIFIIAALLIMIPVSWSAHAVISDFYNPLVIEAQRRELGAALYIGWCSAGLLLLGGGLLCNNCPPQDGRPYIPAKFAPARTASSNVNYV
- the LOC122888000 gene encoding claudin-4-like isoform X1, with translation MASQGLQIMGVLLAFIGWLGTIITCATPMWRVTAFVGVNIVTAQVIWEGLWMNCVVQSTGQMQCKVYDSMLALPQDLQAARAMVVISVIVGVFGILMAVVGGKCTNCMEDEVAKAKACIVSGVIFIIAALLIMIPVSWSAHAVISDFYNPLVIEAQRRELGAALYIGWCSAGLLLLGGGLLCNNCPPQDGRPYIPAKFAPARTASSNVNYV